The nucleotide window AGGAAAAGGAGACACATGTACGTATCGCCGATCTCATGTCGATCATCCCTGCCATCACCGGCAAAATAGAACTGGTATATGAAGGCGAACAGGAAGGTCCGCTCCAGGTGGCCCACAACCTGCTCGACAAATCCATCCGTACCCTCTTTGCCTCCTACTTCCCCAACCCGGACTCTTTCAAGAAAAAGAAGCAGTCCCAACCCGTGGAAAACCCCTACCGCAGCGTTATCCAGTGGTTCGATAAAGGCAACAGCCTCCAGCTGCTGCAGGATATCAGTGATAAACAATACGAGACTTCACTCAACAAGGTAGAAGGACTCAAAGACATGGTCAAAGCCCGCTTCCCGCAGGCCAACAACCGCGAAGCCCTGCTGCTGATGGAGTTTGTATTGCACGGACTCGCTTCCTATTCCCTCATCAGCAAAAAGGTAGCGGAAAACCATACCCGTTTCAGCGACCTGTTGGGCACCATGATGAACTTCAGCATGGAAGACAACGACGTAACAGAAGAAGAAGATTTTTAGTTTTTTTGCAGATAAATAGCAAGCTGGCGTTACTTTGAAAGATTGTAATCGTCCAGCTTTTTTCATTTTTTCATTTAGTCATTTCAATATTTAAATATTGAAATGACTAAATGAAAAAATAACCAAATGAAATTCCACTTATGAAGCATTCACGAAGAGATTTTCTCCGTTCGGCCACTACATTGGCTGCCGGCGCCGGGCTGGTGTCCGCGCTTCCTTCAGGCTTACAGGCCCTCCCACTAAAAACGATCGCTGCCAGCGACCGGGTTAATATTGCAGCCATCGGTATCAATGGCATGGGCTGGTCAGACCTTACCGCCATGCTGAAACACCCAGCTGCCCAATGCGTGGCCCTCTGCGACGTAGACCGCAATGTACTCGACAAGCGGGTGGCTGAACTGTCCAAACAGGGCATCAAAGTAAAAGCATACAGCGACTACCGCAAATTGCTGGAAGATAAAAGCATCGACGCTGTTATCATCGGTACACCCGACCACTGGCATTGCCTTCAGATGACGGATGCCTGTGCCGCCGGAAAAGATGTGTATGTAGAAAAACCGGTAGGCAATTCCATCGCCGAATGCCGTACCATGACGGCTGCACAACAACGTTACCACCGTGCCGTACAGGTTGGCCAGTGGCAACGCAGCCAGCAACATTTTAAAGATGCAGTCAGTTTTGTGCACTCCGGCAAACTCGGACAGATAAGGCTTGTAAAAGCCTGGGCCTATATGGGCTGGATGAAGTCCATTCCCATAAAGCCCGACAGTACGCCCCCTTCCGGTGTCGACTACAAGGCATGGCTGGGCCCTGCCCGTGAAAGGCCCTTCAATGAAAACCGCTTCCACTTTAACTTCCGCTGGTATTGGGATTATGCCGGTGGTCTGATGACCGACTGGGGTGTACACCTGCTCGATTATGCCCTGCTGGGTATGAAAGCAGAAATGCCACGGTCCATTATGGCCGCAGGTGGTAAGTTTGCCTATCCCGATGATGCTGCCGAAACACCCGACACCCTCACCACCGTATATGAATTCGATGGCTTCAATATCCAGTGGGAACAGGCCCAGGGCATTGATGGTGGCCCTTATGGCCGTGATCACGGTATTGCGTTTATCGGCAACAATGGTACCCTGGTACTGGACAGGGGGGGCTGGGAAGTGATACCGGAAAAAAACAAAATGGAAGCCGTACCCCGGCAGAAAGCCGTGGACAATGGGCTGACACTGCATACCCACAATTTCATCGAAGTGGTGAAATCACGCCGGCTGGAGGATCTGCACGCACCGATACAGGCAGGGGCTTTGATAGCCACAACTGCTCAAATGGGGGACATCGCCTTCAGAACAGGGAAAAAAATATACTGGGACAAACATGCAGGACAATTCACCGACAGCGACGCCAATCAATTGCTGGCCGCCGGTTATCATAATGGGTACAAACTACCGGTCATAAGCTAGTTGTCCTGCAAAGATGCAAAGCAGCAGATGCAACATGAAACTTTTGCGTCCCTGCTGCTTTGCATCTTTGCGTAAACCCTTTCAGGATATGTCTTCCAGATTCAGAGACAGATATACGGCGCTGCTGATAGGATTATCATAATAGGCAGCAATCGGCTGGAATCCCAGCGACGTATACAGTTCGATGGCCGGGCGCATATGCGCGAGGGTGTCGAGCAGAATACGTTTATAGCCCAGTCCCTTGCTTTCTTCGATGGCTCTGGCAGCCAAGGCCTTTCCAACCCCGTGGCCTTTGAAGGCATCTTTTACGAAGAGGCGCTTCATTTCTGCGGTCGTATTGTCAAAAGGACGGACAGCAACGCATCCGGCCACCTGACCATCTACCTTTGCCAGCAGCAGCGCCCCACCCGGGGCAGCATAAGGGCCTGGCAAACTTACCATCTCTTCTTCAAACTGTTGAAAGCTGAGGTCTACACTTAACCAGTTGGCATATTCTCTGAAAAGCAGCTTTACCTGTTCCAGGTTTCCGGTATCTGTTGCGGTTACTTTAATGATCTCTGTCATCGCCACACACTTTTAGGTTGTCAATAAAAACAAAAGTCCTCCGGAATAGGGTGTTCACATCTCTCTGACTGGTTTCCGGGAACACCCCCAAACTTTTGCGGGATAAGCAATTTACAACAATTACTTTACAACATCATGATACATCAGAGATTAATTTTAGGTAAAGAAAAACGGGATTTTATCCTGCTGGATGGTAAAACAATGCGGGTAAACGGAGCAATGCAGGATATATTTTCAGATATGATTTATAGTAAGGGCATAAAAAAAGCCGCTTCAAGAGCGGCTTCTTACTTTCCCATCTGGAGGTTCCGAGCGGATTCGAACCGCTGTACGAGGTTTTGCAGACCTCTGCCTAGCCACTCGGCCACGGAACCATATATCTGACGAAACACTTACTTTTGCTTGCCTTTTAGCGGGCGTCCCGTCGTTTTGTGGGATTGCAAAAGTAGTAAATTTCTGATAATCACCAAATATTATTTAAAAAATATCTGAAAAAATATTTTGATAATAATACAGAACGTAGGAATATTGAGGCGCCAACAAGGATTGTTGAATCGTGAAAAACACAAAAAATTAATACAATGGACAAACGTATTGCCGAATCTGAACTCATTATCAACAGCCGTGGAGCAGTATATCACCTGGATGTAAGACCTGATGAACTGGCTCATACCATCATCACTGTAGGAGATCCCGATCGAGTGCCAGCGGTGACCAAACATTTTGACAAAGTAGAACACAAATTCCAGCACCGTGAATTTGTAACCCACACCGGTTATATCGGGAATAAAAGGCTGTCAGTAGTTTCTACCGGCATCGGTACAGACAACATCGACATCGTACTCAATGAACTCGATGCCCTCGTTAACATCGATTTTAATACCCGGCTCGTAAAACAGGAACTCACTTCTCTGCAGATCATCCGCCTGGGTACTTCCGGCGCCCTCCAGGAGAGCATCCCCGTAGACAGTTTCGTAGTGTCTTCCCATGGCCTGGGCCTCGACAACCTCATGGCTTATTATACCTACGAAAATACTTCCGCTGAAAAACAACTGCTGGAAGCCTTCCGCGGCCAGGTAACCCTGCAGCCAGGTGGCGCCAATCCCTGCCTGCTTGCCGCCGGTGAAAGCCTGCAAAAACACTTCACCGACGGATTTCATACAGGCATCACCGTTACCTGCCCGGGTTTTTATGCCCCGCAAGGCCGCGTGTTAAGAGGCCCGCTGTCTAATCCTAACCTGATAGATAACCTCACCAGCTTCTCCCACGAAGGACACCGCATCACCAACTTCGAAATGGAAACTTCCGCCATCTACGGCATGGGACGCGTTCTCGGACATCAATGCCTGTCTATCAGCGCTATCGTGGCCAACCGTATCCGCAAGGAATTCTCCAAAGATGGCGGCGCCGCTGTAGAAGCCCTCATCAAAAAAGGACTCGACATCATCGCTAAATTATAATCCCCAGGACTAAAGTCCTGGGCTATATTGGATGAGCTATATTTGGGGCAATCCCAAAACTAAAAATTCGCATTAGATCATCGTTTAGATCATCTCCATCTAATATAGCCCAGGGCTTAAGCCCTGGGAAACCAAAAGCATTCTTTCTATCTTTGTATTATGCAACAAATTCATTTCTATAAATACCAGGGCACCGGGAATGATTTTATCATCATGGACAACCGGGAGGGACAGTACGACTGGCTCACCAACGAACAGGTAAATGAACTGTGTGACCGCCGTTTCGGTATTGGTGCCGATGGTCTGATGCTCCTGAACAAAAGCGAAGACTATGACTTCGCCATGAAATATTACAACTCCGATGGAAGGGAAAGTTCCATGTGCGGCAACGGTGGCAGATGCCTCACTGCTTTCGCCCATAAAATGGGGGTTGGCGATGGCAACCTCTACTTTATCGCGGTAGACGGAGAACATGAAGCCACTATGGACGGTGATAACTGGGTAAACCTGAAAATGCAGGATGTAGACTTCGTAGAACATGGTCCGCTGTATTATTACCTCAACACCGGCTCTCCCCACTTCGTAAAATATGTAGACGATGTACAGGCGGTAGATGTGTTCAACGAAGGCCGCCAGATCCGCTACAACGAACGTTTTGCTGCCGAAGGTACCAACGTGAACTTTGTACAGCCTTTTGAAGAAGGCATCTTCGTACGTACCTATGAAAGAGGTGTAGAAGACGAAACCTATTCCTGCGGCACCGGCGTTACCGCCGCCGCCATCACCTTTGCCGGCAAGGAAGAAAAGGAATATGTAGTCCCTGTACAAACACTCGGCGGACAACTTGAAGTACGCTATACCCGCACTGGTGAACGCTCCTTTACCAACATCTGGCTCTGTGGCCCCGCCACCCTGGTGTTTGAAGGACAGATTACCATTGGCTGATAACTTATCCCGCAAATGATCCAATACTTCAAAAATATAGATGCCAAAACGGTAGCTATCCAGGCACCCGAAAACGGTGCCTGGGTAAATATCACCCCACCACTGAAACAGGCTGAATTTGAACAGCTGTCTGAAGAGCTGGATATACCGCTGGACTTCCTTACCGACTCCCTGGATATTGACGAAAAATCACGCTACGAGCTGGAAGACAATGTAAAGCTCATCGTTATCAAAACACCCACGGAAAACAATTCCATCAACGAAAGCGATGCCTTCTACATTACCATCCCTATCGTGATCGTCCTTACCCACAATCAGATTATTACCGTCAACTCCTTCGATAACGCTGCCATCAAAAGGTTCCTCGATACCTTTCACAACAGGTCCCCGGAAAAAAAGAACATGATGGTGCTCAAAATCTTCGAAAAGGTAGTAGTCAATTTCCTCAATCACCTCAAGGAAATCAATCAGCGCAGGAACATGCTGGAAGCCAAACTCTACGATTCGAACCGAAACGAAGAACTGCTGGCCATCATGCGGATACAAAAAAGCCTCGTGTATTTTGTGACCGCCCTCCGCAGCAACGAGCTGCTGCTCATGAAGCTCGAAAGGACCAATTTCCTGGGCCTCAACGAAGATGAAAAGGAATTCCTCCACGACCTGATCGTAGATACCTCCCAGGCCCTCGAAATGGCCAATATCTACACTAATATCCTCAGCAGCACCATGGACGCCTTTGCCAGCATCATCTCCAACAACCTGAATGTGGTCATGAAAAGGCTTACCTCCATCACCATCATACTCACCTTCCCTATGCTGGTAGCCAGTATCTATGGTATGAACGTAGACCTGCCCTTCCAGCACAGTATACATGCTTTTTACATCCCCATTATCCTCTCCATCGTGATATCGGTGATCATCAGCATGTACTTCATGAAAAAGAAATGGTTCTGATCTAAAACATACTCTGGAAAACAGGGAACAATAACAATATGAAAACAGGATTTAACGTACGGGTTTATGGTATCATGATCAATGATCAGAAACAGGTACTCGTAACTGATGAATATATCCGTGGCGGATATTACACCAAATTTCCCGGTGGCGGGCTCGAATTCGGGGAAGGTACCCTCGAATGTATGATGCGGGAATGGCGCGAAGAACTGGGACAGGATATTAAAGTGGTAGAACATATCTATACCACTGATTTCTTCCAGATATCAGCCTTTGATAACGAAACCCAGATTATTTCGATCTATTATCTCGTCACGCCCCTGTCTCCTTTTACAGCCAAAACACTGGATAAGCCTTTCGATTTTACCGTACCCGAAGGCGTATCAGAGATTGAATATGCAAGATGGATCAACTGGGAGGATTTTTCGGCCGCAGCCGTCACCCTCCCAATCGATAAAGTAGTGGCAGACCTGGTGAAGGCACGATATTAATCGTGCGGCACCACGTCCATCACCGGCATCTCTTTGCCCATGGCGGCTGCCTTCATCCGTGCAGCCGTATCATGCCCAAGGTAACGGACAATACGATGCTCCAGCAAATAAATCAGCGGGGTTAACGCTACCGCCACTACGAATTTATAGCTGTAATTCACCATGCAGATGGCCAGCACCCGCTGCCAGCTCCAGTCCTTTCCTATCTTAAAGGCGATAAACAACACGATAAAGCTGTCTACCAGCTGCGATACTACCGTGGAACCGGTAGCTCTCAGCCATACATGTTTTTCACCGGTACGTTTTTTTATGTGGTGAAATACCGTCACGTCCACGATCTGGCTTACCAGAAAGGCCGTCAGGCTACCCAGGATGATCCACATCCCCTGCCCGAAAATGCCGACAAAAGCGCTCTGCATGTTGGGCACTCCTTCTTTTGAACTGCTACCCAGCCACCAGCTGTCGGCCGGCACATGGATGGCCACAAAAAACATAATA belongs to Chitinophaga sp. HK235 and includes:
- a CDS encoding Gfo/Idh/MocA family protein, coding for MKHSRRDFLRSATTLAAGAGLVSALPSGLQALPLKTIAASDRVNIAAIGINGMGWSDLTAMLKHPAAQCVALCDVDRNVLDKRVAELSKQGIKVKAYSDYRKLLEDKSIDAVIIGTPDHWHCLQMTDACAAGKDVYVEKPVGNSIAECRTMTAAQQRYHRAVQVGQWQRSQQHFKDAVSFVHSGKLGQIRLVKAWAYMGWMKSIPIKPDSTPPSGVDYKAWLGPARERPFNENRFHFNFRWYWDYAGGLMTDWGVHLLDYALLGMKAEMPRSIMAAGGKFAYPDDAAETPDTLTTVYEFDGFNIQWEQAQGIDGGPYGRDHGIAFIGNNGTLVLDRGGWEVIPEKNKMEAVPRQKAVDNGLTLHTHNFIEVVKSRRLEDLHAPIQAGALIATTAQMGDIAFRTGKKIYWDKHAGQFTDSDANQLLAAGYHNGYKLPVIS
- a CDS encoding GNAT family N-acetyltransferase, whose product is MTEIIKVTATDTGNLEQVKLLFREYANWLSVDLSFQQFEEEMVSLPGPYAAPGGALLLAKVDGQVAGCVAVRPFDNTTAEMKRLFVKDAFKGHGVGKALAARAIEESKGLGYKRILLDTLAHMRPAIELYTSLGFQPIAAYYDNPISSAVYLSLNLEDIS
- a CDS encoding nucleoside phosphorylase encodes the protein MDKRIAESELIINSRGAVYHLDVRPDELAHTIITVGDPDRVPAVTKHFDKVEHKFQHREFVTHTGYIGNKRLSVVSTGIGTDNIDIVLNELDALVNIDFNTRLVKQELTSLQIIRLGTSGALQESIPVDSFVVSSHGLGLDNLMAYYTYENTSAEKQLLEAFRGQVTLQPGGANPCLLAAGESLQKHFTDGFHTGITVTCPGFYAPQGRVLRGPLSNPNLIDNLTSFSHEGHRITNFEMETSAIYGMGRVLGHQCLSISAIVANRIRKEFSKDGGAAVEALIKKGLDIIAKL
- the dapF gene encoding diaminopimelate epimerase, which produces MQQIHFYKYQGTGNDFIIMDNREGQYDWLTNEQVNELCDRRFGIGADGLMLLNKSEDYDFAMKYYNSDGRESSMCGNGGRCLTAFAHKMGVGDGNLYFIAVDGEHEATMDGDNWVNLKMQDVDFVEHGPLYYYLNTGSPHFVKYVDDVQAVDVFNEGRQIRYNERFAAEGTNVNFVQPFEEGIFVRTYERGVEDETYSCGTGVTAAAITFAGKEEKEYVVPVQTLGGQLEVRYTRTGERSFTNIWLCGPATLVFEGQITIG
- a CDS encoding magnesium transporter CorA family protein, with product MIQYFKNIDAKTVAIQAPENGAWVNITPPLKQAEFEQLSEELDIPLDFLTDSLDIDEKSRYELEDNVKLIVIKTPTENNSINESDAFYITIPIVIVLTHNQIITVNSFDNAAIKRFLDTFHNRSPEKKNMMVLKIFEKVVVNFLNHLKEINQRRNMLEAKLYDSNRNEELLAIMRIQKSLVYFVTALRSNELLLMKLERTNFLGLNEDEKEFLHDLIVDTSQALEMANIYTNILSSTMDAFASIISNNLNVVMKRLTSITIILTFPMLVASIYGMNVDLPFQHSIHAFYIPIILSIVISVIISMYFMKKKWF
- a CDS encoding NUDIX hydrolase; translated protein: MKTGFNVRVYGIMINDQKQVLVTDEYIRGGYYTKFPGGGLEFGEGTLECMMREWREELGQDIKVVEHIYTTDFFQISAFDNETQIISIYYLVTPLSPFTAKTLDKPFDFTVPEGVSEIEYARWINWEDFSAAAVTLPIDKVVADLVKARY
- a CDS encoding queuosine precursor transporter; its protein translation is MVKKLLSDKPTKLFVIFASFFVANALIAECIGGKLFSLERLLGLEVHSFTLFGESGLAYTLTAGVLLWPLEFVMTDIVNEFYGPVAVRRISYIAVALITYAFIMFFVAIHVPADSWWLGSSSKEGVPNMQSAFVGIFGQGMWIILGSLTAFLVSQIVDVTVFHHIKKRTGEKHVWLRATGSTVVSQLVDSFIVLFIAFKIGKDWSWQRVLAICMVNYSYKFVVAVALTPLIYLLEHRIVRYLGHDTAARMKAAAMGKEMPVMDVVPHD